A single Candidatus Nezhaarchaeales archaeon DNA region contains:
- a CDS encoding valine--tRNA ligase, which yields MFKPKIKDARINIGKEEELLKIWEKEGIYKFNEETDKPIFSIDTPPPYASGPWHVGAAAHYAQIDMISRYFRMKGFEVLFPFGVDRNGLPVEVQVEKEYGIKAHEVDREYFLSLCSNFLDKMERELLNIARRLGMSCDLQNYYRTDSPQFRSLTQATFINLWRQGLIYEDNRPTNWCPGCRTSLADAEIDYMEEETELNYIKFKVKETTEYIIIATTRPELICSCAAVLFNPVDPRYQRLAGLTAITPIFNVEVPIIPHSYAKQEFGTGLVMLCSYGDYADVRLFRELGLKPVIAINEEGRMNTNAGPYAGLKVNEARKKIIEDLKGMGLIVKQETIRHRIPICWRSKDPIEFIAMPEYYLKQLDFVNDLKAICEQITFYPQESKRLLLDWIDNLFTDWPISRRRYYGTEVPLWYCKRCRKAFLPEPGRYYQPWKEKAPVKKCDNCGSTEFIGEERTFDTWMDSSLSSLYILGYTRNERLFAKAFPCTLRPQGVDIVRSWLYYSLLRVYQLFKKPAFKYVRLSGMGLDERGEAMHKSKGNVVHPIPIINKYGADAFRFWSASESRLGSNYRFSESKVKGAKLFLTKLWNVGRFISSFPVVDHDYTLNVLDRWILAELNEVVKKCLKGYDEFDVYVPANALKDFTWNVFADHYVEAVKPRAYNMDNSFSTVSQRAAWFTLHECFKTILKLLAPICPFTTEALWREMYSERSLHLEKLPKPTFEAFAGFTRFTQTFLRFNTYIWKYKKKVGVALNQKLDAIIYAPSELEIFADDLKAMHKIRELRFGIPPQELKAEIINEGIYIVKVAVDS from the coding sequence ATGTTTAAACCTAAAATTAAGGATGCGAGAATCAACATCGGTAAGGAGGAAGAGCTATTAAAGATATGGGAAAAAGAAGGAATTTACAAGTTTAATGAGGAAACCGATAAACCGATATTTTCGATAGATACTCCTCCACCCTATGCTTCAGGGCCGTGGCATGTGGGGGCGGCGGCGCACTATGCTCAGATAGATATGATCTCTCGATACTTTAGAATGAAAGGGTTTGAGGTGTTATTCCCCTTCGGCGTTGATAGGAACGGATTACCTGTAGAGGTACAGGTTGAAAAAGAGTATGGTATAAAAGCCCATGAAGTAGACAGAGAGTATTTTCTAAGTCTTTGCTCAAACTTTTTAGATAAAATGGAGAGAGAACTACTTAATATAGCGCGAAGGCTTGGGATGAGTTGTGATTTGCAAAACTACTATAGGACCGATAGTCCCCAGTTTAGAAGTTTAACTCAGGCTACGTTTATTAATCTTTGGAGGCAAGGTTTAATTTATGAGGATAATAGGCCTACGAATTGGTGTCCTGGCTGTAGGACTTCATTAGCTGACGCTGAAATCGACTATATGGAAGAAGAAACTGAGCTAAATTACATTAAGTTTAAGGTCAAGGAGACCACGGAGTACATAATTATCGCGACCACAAGGCCCGAATTAATTTGCTCCTGTGCGGCCGTCCTATTTAATCCTGTAGACCCCCGATACCAACGTTTAGCAGGGCTAACTGCTATAACCCCCATATTTAACGTGGAAGTACCGATAATTCCCCATAGCTACGCTAAGCAGGAGTTCGGAACTGGTTTAGTCATGCTCTGCTCCTACGGTGACTACGCGGACGTAAGGTTGTTCAGGGAGCTCGGTTTAAAGCCTGTTATAGCCATTAATGAAGAAGGAAGGATGAATACAAATGCTGGTCCCTACGCTGGGTTAAAGGTTAACGAGGCGCGGAAAAAAATTATAGAGGATTTAAAGGGCATGGGCTTAATTGTTAAGCAGGAAACGATACGCCACAGGATCCCGATATGTTGGAGGTCAAAGGATCCCATAGAGTTTATAGCAATGCCTGAATATTACTTAAAGCAGTTAGATTTCGTTAACGACTTGAAGGCAATATGTGAACAGATAACCTTTTACCCTCAAGAATCAAAGCGCTTATTGCTGGACTGGATTGATAACCTTTTCACCGATTGGCCAATCTCTAGAAGAAGATATTACGGTACTGAGGTACCTTTATGGTATTGTAAGAGGTGCCGAAAGGCGTTCTTGCCGGAGCCGGGGCGGTACTACCAACCTTGGAAGGAGAAAGCGCCAGTGAAGAAGTGTGATAATTGTGGGTCAACAGAGTTCATCGGGGAGGAGAGGACCTTCGATACTTGGATGGATTCGAGCCTCTCGAGCCTTTACATTTTAGGTTATACACGTAATGAGAGGCTATTTGCGAAGGCCTTTCCATGTACGTTAAGGCCTCAAGGCGTGGACATCGTGAGAAGCTGGCTATATTACTCGCTGCTAAGAGTTTACCAACTATTTAAGAAGCCGGCCTTTAAGTACGTAAGGCTTTCAGGCATGGGGTTGGATGAGAGAGGGGAAGCTATGCATAAATCTAAGGGGAACGTAGTGCACCCAATACCGATAATAAATAAGTACGGCGCTGATGCTTTTCGATTTTGGAGTGCTTCAGAATCGAGACTAGGCTCTAATTATAGGTTCTCCGAGAGCAAAGTGAAGGGCGCGAAGTTATTCTTGACGAAGCTATGGAACGTCGGACGCTTTATATCATCTTTCCCTGTAGTTGACCACGATTACACCTTAAACGTTCTCGACAGATGGATCCTGGCAGAACTGAATGAAGTGGTTAAGAAGTGTTTAAAGGGATATGATGAGTTCGATGTATACGTGCCCGCAAACGCTTTAAAAGATTTTACGTGGAATGTGTTTGCAGATCATTATGTAGAGGCTGTTAAACCCAGAGCATACAACATGGATAACTCCTTTAGTACGGTTAGCCAGCGAGCTGCTTGGTTCACATTGCATGAATGTTTCAAAACGATCCTTAAACTACTAGCCCCCATTTGCCCCTTTACTACTGAGGCGCTATGGCGAGAAATGTATAGTGAAAGGTCTCTACACCTAGAGAAATTACCGAAACCTACCTTTGAAGCCTTTGCGGGCTTTACTCGCTTCACGCAAACCTTTTTAAGGTTTAACACCTATATTTGGAAGTATAAGAAAAAGGTAGGAGTCGCATTAAACCAAAAACTTGATGCTATCATCTACGCGCCAAGCGAATTAGAGATCTTTGCTGATGACTTAAAAGCTATGCATAAGATCCGTGAACTACGCTTCGGAATTCCGCCACAAGAATTAAAAGCTGAGATAATAAACGAGGGTATTTACATCGTTAAGGTGGCCGTTGACTCCTGA
- a CDS encoding tRNA(Ile)(2)-agmatinylcytidine synthase — translation MTLHIGIDDTDSPNGGCTTYIAALAVETLVKRFNAEFIDYPNLIRLNPNVPWKTRGNGAVCIRIRVKEDKLKELKEEIVNLVRENADLNHPKTSPAVAFCHSEVPPLITKFAKKAIQGLVSVEEAEKIAIDEGIDVIRIKGNRGTIGALAAVGETLIGDHTYELITYRKPENIGSPRKIDVDSVRLMNRLTYPLTFNNIDPQTGRVLLTPHGPDPILYGVRGETPYVVRKARELIKVYEDIERWVIFRTNQGTDAHLKKLENPLEVKPYHPVVIRGVVCRAPITISGGHVILTIKSEGITLNCAAYEPTGNFRKVIRDLLPGDEVEVYGGVRDYIPPTINLEKILILKLVPRVTKVNPRCQYCGKRMKSMGVGKGFKCINCGIRNFTLNKEEVELPRNIKLGLYIPPPRAQRHLTKPYTRYGIERELKEFIRPAKDFWGLQV, via the coding sequence GTGACGTTACACATTGGTATAGATGATACTGACTCCCCGAATGGTGGATGTACGACATACATTGCAGCTTTGGCTGTTGAAACACTGGTTAAACGTTTTAACGCTGAATTCATAGATTACCCTAATCTAATTAGGCTTAACCCCAATGTCCCTTGGAAGACAAGGGGTAACGGAGCCGTTTGCATAAGGATACGTGTGAAAGAAGACAAACTTAAAGAACTAAAGGAGGAAATCGTTAACCTCGTACGTGAAAACGCCGACTTAAACCATCCTAAAACAAGTCCTGCTGTAGCTTTCTGCCATTCCGAAGTCCCCCCACTTATAACTAAGTTCGCTAAAAAAGCTATACAAGGATTAGTAAGTGTTGAAGAGGCTGAGAAGATAGCTATTGATGAAGGTATCGATGTCATACGTATTAAGGGTAATAGGGGAACCATAGGAGCTCTAGCCGCTGTAGGAGAAACTCTCATAGGGGACCATACATATGAGCTAATAACATATCGTAAACCAGAAAACATAGGATCCCCAAGGAAGATCGACGTAGACTCCGTAAGGTTAATGAACAGACTGACCTACCCGTTAACTTTTAATAATATAGATCCACAAACAGGTAGAGTTCTATTAACACCCCATGGACCTGACCCTATACTTTACGGAGTAAGAGGGGAGACTCCATACGTTGTAAGAAAAGCTCGGGAACTGATTAAAGTCTACGAGGATATAGAGCGATGGGTTATCTTTAGGACGAATCAAGGAACCGACGCACATTTAAAAAAGTTAGAAAACCCTTTAGAAGTAAAACCCTACCACCCAGTAGTAATAAGGGGGGTTGTATGCAGAGCACCCATAACAATTAGCGGAGGTCATGTAATATTAACGATAAAAAGTGAAGGCATAACACTAAACTGCGCAGCTTATGAACCTACTGGAAATTTTAGGAAAGTTATAAGAGATTTACTTCCCGGTGACGAAGTAGAAGTTTATGGAGGAGTACGAGACTACATACCTCCCACCATAAACCTAGAGAAGATCTTAATATTAAAGCTGGTTCCTCGAGTTACGAAGGTAAACCCACGATGTCAATACTGTGGCAAACGTATGAAGAGCATGGGGGTGGGTAAAGGATTTAAATGTATTAACTGTGGAATAAGAAATTTTACGTTAAATAAAGAAGAAGTGGAACTACCGAGAAACATAAAGCTAGGTTTGTACATACCACCACCACGTGCTCAAAGACATCTAACTAAACCTTACACTAGATATGGCATTGAACGGGAACTTAAAGAGTTCATCAGACCAGCCAAAGACTTCTGGGGTTTACAAGTGTAA